In Alteracholeplasma palmae J233, a single genomic region encodes these proteins:
- a CDS encoding DUF3899 domain-containing protein: protein MINYKNIKLNYKKIVFFSLTALILVFLGLLFQNSFTFLAWVNSFTLTTIIFVAYSWFQIVINHGLFDTIIYGVKSFWGSVLNRKIKEDLYEYRTNKEKIPKSTILFSWSFTMILVLITIILYIIYYAK from the coding sequence ATGATAAATTATAAAAATATTAAATTAAATTATAAAAAAATAGTTTTCTTTTCATTAACTGCACTAATTTTAGTTTTCTTAGGTCTGCTTTTTCAAAATTCTTTTACTTTTTTAGCTTGGGTAAACTCATTCACTCTAACTACTATTATTTTTGTAGCATATAGCTGGTTTCAAATCGTTATAAACCATGGGCTATTCGATACTATTATTTATGGGGTTAAATCTTTTTGGGGATCAGTATTGAATAGAAAAATAAAAGAAGATCTCTATGAATATAGAACAAATAAAGAAAAAATACCTAAATCCACTATTCTTTTTTCTTGGTCTTTTACAATGATATTGGTTCTGATAACCATTATTTTATACATTATATACTATGCAAAATAA
- a CDS encoding ABC transporter substrate-binding protein → MKKLFGILLTAVATLTLVACGDSFKKDPNTYYTSISDTTNINPYSVTLANASTLYDLVSAGLYRGEIDWAASGKTEGDFSDTANLVYTRVPFLAAEQPQAFGDTVKTNEDTTNPDAATESQEWKIKLRSGLTFEDGTPITATTYVESWKRLLDPKVLNDRAVNIYDTSYVGIVGAESYFSQGKSVVDSASNPVFTDEVNKNNADIENPDQLGYVYLAESKNKDGLVVRTAGWYPESVEAEDAVTADRLPDGTEDVELAKGGKVKVPAGKVRRYYKEFSWDNVEVQAVDNDTTIQFALRKPKSRWDLKGSFTSAVTGVVHLAKYDAGMSADGTKTTYGTAENPLISYGPYKLTTWQKSVVFEFSKNDKFFDKDAYRIEKIRYNVLTDQKVIVNEFEAGRIDVAGVGGSYFDKYKSHPTLKLTPDSYTFRFAFNSERKVDGKLTAVSINEFRKAFYFAVNRTELANGSAAPATPTQTLLNDQYYTSEFATTKYRDTASGKAVIQSLSPATQGYNPTEAKRLFDEAYNKAVTEGLVVQGQPLKLEYLVLNADSNIAIANQVKESVLNAFQAKEGQANAGKFEFVVNAQETDAMDDLAKKGSFDIMFRAWGGLDFDAVGLLGQVYSNKYSYMNEKGFQTADKVLTFTLSDKAIEKINKAKNTDTEKKYTNILVNGNDVTAKYDDAFNLLEYEILYSEYSERAGDLAAIAAAMEKYILVDEVIAIPLFGRVGASAYSSRVKFDFQAYHSWLGWGGLRYMSLTTDK, encoded by the coding sequence ATGAAAAAATTGTTTGGAATATTACTTACCGCAGTTGCAACATTAACGCTTGTAGCGTGTGGTGATAGTTTTAAAAAAGATCCGAATACGTATTATACATCAATTAGTGATACGACTAATATAAATCCGTATTCTGTTACACTAGCAAATGCATCAACATTATATGACCTAGTTTCAGCAGGCTTATATAGAGGTGAAATTGATTGGGCAGCTTCAGGGAAAACTGAAGGTGACTTTTCAGATACTGCTAATTTAGTATATACTAGAGTTCCTTTTTTAGCAGCAGAACAACCTCAAGCATTTGGTGATACTGTAAAGACAAACGAAGATACAACTAATCCAGATGCAGCAACAGAATCACAAGAATGGAAAATTAAGTTACGTAGTGGCTTAACATTCGAAGATGGTACACCAATTACTGCAACTACATACGTAGAATCATGGAAGAGACTTTTAGATCCTAAGGTATTAAATGATAGAGCTGTTAATATTTATGATACTTCATATGTAGGTATTGTTGGAGCCGAATCATACTTTAGTCAAGGTAAGAGTGTTGTTGATAGCGCAAGTAATCCAGTTTTCACAGATGAAGTAAATAAAAATAATGCTGATATCGAAAATCCTGATCAATTAGGATATGTTTACTTAGCAGAAAGCAAGAATAAAGATGGTTTAGTAGTTCGTACAGCTGGTTGGTATCCTGAAAGCGTTGAGGCGGAAGATGCAGTGACTGCAGATAGACTTCCAGATGGAACTGAAGATGTTGAACTTGCAAAAGGTGGGAAAGTTAAAGTTCCTGCAGGAAAAGTGAGAAGATACTATAAAGAATTTTCTTGGGACAATGTAGAAGTTCAAGCTGTTGATAATGATACTACCATTCAATTTGCACTTAGAAAACCAAAAAGCAGATGGGATCTTAAAGGGTCATTCACAAGTGCTGTAACTGGTGTTGTTCACTTAGCTAAGTATGATGCTGGTATGTCAGCTGATGGTACTAAAACAACTTATGGTACTGCTGAAAATCCACTTATTTCATATGGACCATATAAGTTAACTACTTGGCAAAAGAGTGTAGTATTTGAATTTAGTAAAAACGATAAATTCTTTGATAAAGATGCTTATAGAATTGAAAAAATTCGCTATAATGTCTTGACAGATCAAAAAGTAATTGTTAATGAATTTGAAGCAGGTAGAATAGATGTTGCTGGTGTTGGTGGAAGTTACTTTGATAAATATAAGAGTCATCCAACATTAAAATTAACACCTGATAGCTATACATTTAGATTTGCATTTAATTCAGAAAGAAAAGTAGACGGTAAATTAACAGCAGTAAGTATTAACGAATTTAGAAAAGCATTCTATTTTGCAGTTAATAGAACAGAGTTAGCAAATGGCTCTGCAGCTCCTGCAACACCAACACAAACATTATTAAATGATCAATACTATACAAGTGAATTTGCAACAACTAAATATAGAGATACGGCATCAGGTAAAGCCGTTATCCAAAGCCTATCACCAGCTACACAAGGTTATAATCCAACAGAAGCAAAGAGATTGTTTGATGAAGCTTATAATAAAGCTGTCACTGAGGGTTTAGTAGTTCAAGGACAACCATTAAAATTAGAATATCTTGTATTAAATGCTGATTCAAATATCGCAATCGCTAACCAAGTAAAAGAAAGCGTATTAAACGCATTCCAAGCTAAAGAAGGCCAAGCAAATGCAGGTAAATTTGAATTTGTTGTTAATGCACAAGAAACTGATGCAATGGATGACCTAGCAAAAAAAGGAAGTTTTGATATTATGTTTAGAGCATGGGGCGGACTAGACTTTGATGCAGTAGGTTTATTAGGACAAGTATACAGCAATAAATATTCATATATGAATGAAAAAGGGTTCCAAACAGCTGATAAAGTACTAACATTTACTCTTTCTGATAAAGCAATTGAAAAAATTAATAAAGCTAAAAATACTGATACAGAAAAAAAATATACTAATATTTTAGTAAATGGTAATGATGTTACAGCTAAATATGATGATGCATTTAACTTATTAGAATATGAAATATTATATTCAGAATACTCTGAACGTGCAGGTGACTTAGCAGCAATTGCAGCAGCAATGGAAAAATATATATTAGTAGATGAAGTGATTGCTATTCCGCTATTTGGTAGAGTTGGTGCTTCAGCATACAGCAGTAGAGTTAAATTCGATTTCCAAGCATACCATAGTTGGTTAGGATGGGGCGGATTACGCTATATGTCATTGACAACTGACAAATAA
- a CDS encoding ABC transporter permease has product MRDYILKRLGLMIVTAMLIIFLVFVFIKLLPDYQEAVLGSNPANADWIKQREGYDKPILEQFGIWISNIFVHGEFGWSVTKNQDAAAVLGERIPVTVRINIIPYLISIPIGFALGIWSALKKNKFTDHAISLGVVFFISVPGFVVATLLQYFLGYKWNILPPMLASSVEVQANPALAITSMILPTLALTFGSVASLTRVTRAELTEVLTSDFMLLCRTKGLTRKQATVRHALRNSMVPLAPSIIGGFVSILSGSLIIERIFRVPGIGGVFLEGISGRDYPLVMTVMMFYTVIGLLTTLVIDLSYGIIDPRIRMGGGKR; this is encoded by the coding sequence ATGAGAGACTATATTTTAAAAAGACTAGGATTAATGATAGTTACAGCAATGCTTATCATATTTTTAGTTTTTGTTTTTATTAAATTGCTTCCTGACTATCAAGAAGCTGTTTTAGGATCTAATCCTGCAAATGCAGATTGGATTAAACAAAGAGAGGGATATGATAAACCAATTTTGGAACAATTTGGTATTTGGATAAGTAATATTTTTGTTCATGGAGAATTTGGTTGGTCAGTTACAAAAAATCAAGACGCTGCTGCTGTCTTAGGAGAAAGAATTCCTGTTACAGTTAGAATCAACATTATTCCATACCTAATATCAATTCCAATTGGGTTTGCTTTAGGTATTTGGTCTGCCTTAAAGAAAAATAAATTTACAGATCATGCAATTTCATTGGGTGTCGTATTCTTTATTTCAGTTCCAGGATTTGTTGTTGCTACATTGTTACAGTACTTTTTAGGATATAAGTGGAATATTTTACCACCTATGTTGGCATCATCAGTTGAAGTTCAAGCAAACCCAGCGCTTGCAATTACTTCTATGATTTTACCAACATTAGCGTTAACTTTTGGTTCTGTCGCATCATTAACAAGGGTTACAAGGGCTGAACTAACAGAAGTTTTAACATCGGATTTTATGCTTTTATGTAGAACTAAAGGACTTACTAGAAAACAAGCTACTGTTAGACATGCATTAAGAAATTCAATGGTTCCTTTGGCACCATCAATTATTGGTGGCTTTGTTTCAATTTTATCAGGATCTCTTATTATAGAAAGAATTTTTAGAGTTCCTGGAATTGGTGGAGTATTCTTAGAAGGTATTAGTGGTAGAGACTATCCACTTGTTATGACAGTAATGATGTTCTATACAGTTATTGGATTATTGACTACATTAGTAATTGACCTATCTTATGGAATTATTGACCCAAGAATTAGAATGGGAGGTGGAAAAAGATGA
- a CDS encoding ABC transporter permease, producing MSEKVVRNKEDFVFVQNNQFISDEALKTKPIGYYKDAWNRLKKNKVSLASFFILAFLFFMVIFAPLFNGYSVSDRNVRLKQLPAKIQGLEKIGIFNGTKVIQSFNRNEYKNLEENGIVKKVVEKEQNSFPVYYFTVDYYAYVDYQNTYGEKAALILTASEFNALNPELIVKYETINQTVYRIDEAEFNKIPDSIEVDYIIEDSGLYRFTQEEWEKIASLELIAETSESIMYQTNVKYFQYLGYKEGETPYYWFGSDLEGRDLFTVLWTGARISLMVAFAVALTNIAIGIVIGAISGYYGGVIDLLIERFTEVLSGIPFMAVLTLMVLRFGNGFGVIVVAFTLTGWIGIASLTRTQFYRYKNREYVLASRTLGASDFRIMSRHIFPNAAGTLITSVVLIVPAIIFTESTYSYLGIINYGDIDSVGRLLSIGQTNMIESPHLLLYPAIFISILMLAFNLFGNGLRDAFNPSLRGVDE from the coding sequence ATGAGTGAAAAAGTAGTTAGAAATAAAGAAGATTTTGTTTTTGTACAAAACAACCAATTTATTAGTGATGAAGCTTTAAAAACTAAACCGATTGGCTACTATAAAGATGCATGGAATAGATTGAAGAAAAATAAAGTATCTTTAGCTTCGTTTTTCATTTTAGCTTTTCTATTTTTCATGGTAATTTTTGCACCACTTTTTAATGGCTATTCAGTAAGTGATAGAAACGTTAGATTAAAACAGTTACCAGCTAAAATACAAGGACTAGAAAAAATTGGTATTTTTAACGGAACAAAGGTGATTCAATCGTTTAATAGAAATGAATATAAAAACTTGGAAGAAAATGGTATTGTAAAAAAAGTAGTCGAAAAAGAACAAAATAGTTTTCCAGTTTATTATTTTACAGTAGATTACTATGCATACGTAGATTATCAAAATACATATGGTGAAAAAGCAGCACTTATTTTAACTGCTAGCGAATTTAATGCTTTAAACCCTGAATTAATTGTTAAATATGAAACTATTAATCAAACAGTTTATAGAATTGATGAGGCAGAATTTAATAAGATTCCAGATAGTATTGAAGTTGATTATATAATAGAAGACAGTGGTTTATATCGATTCACTCAAGAAGAATGGGAAAAGATTGCTTCGCTTGAACTAATTGCAGAAACAAGCGAAAGTATAATGTATCAAACTAATGTTAAGTATTTTCAATATCTTGGATATAAAGAAGGAGAAACACCATATTATTGGTTTGGGTCTGATTTAGAAGGTAGAGATTTGTTTACTGTACTATGGACTGGAGCTAGAATTTCCTTGATGGTTGCTTTTGCCGTAGCCTTAACTAATATTGCAATTGGTATTGTTATTGGAGCTATATCAGGATACTATGGTGGGGTTATCGATTTATTAATTGAGCGATTTACTGAAGTATTAAGTGGAATACCTTTTATGGCTGTACTTACTTTAATGGTTTTAAGATTTGGAAATGGATTCGGAGTCATTGTTGTAGCATTCACTTTAACTGGTTGGATTGGTATTGCTTCTTTAACAAGAACTCAGTTTTATAGATATAAAAACAGAGAATATGTTTTAGCGTCTCGTACATTAGGAGCTAGCGATTTTAGAATTATGAGTAGACATATTTTTCCAAATGCTGCAGGTACCTTGATTACTAGTGTTGTACTTATTGTACCAGCAATCATCTTTACTGAATCAACATATTCATATCTAGGAATTATTAATTATGGTGATATTGATAGTGTTGGTAGATTATTATCAATTGGTCAAACAAATATGATTGAAAGTCCACATTTACTGTTATATCCAGCCATCTTTATTTCTATATTGATGTTAGCCTTTAATTTATTTGGGAACGGGTTAAGAGATGCCTTTAATCCATCTTTAAGAGGAGTTGATGAATAA
- a CDS encoding ABC transporter ATP-binding protein, which yields MSNNNILSVNNLTIHFKTQQGILQAVRGINFDLKKGETLAIVGESGSGKSVTSRAIMGILAGNAIHDAGTIIYDEKDLMKISESEFHEIRGSKISMIFQDPMSSLNPIMKVGKQISEALRLKLKMNKEESKKRAIELMQEVGISDAERRYHQYPFQFSGGMRQRIVIAIALANDAEILICDEPTTALDVTIQAQILELINRIKSERQLSVIFITHDLGVVANMADRVAVMYAGKIVEYGLSEDIFYNPKHPYTWALLSAMPDLDSKEKLFAIPGTPPDMHFPPKGDAFAPRNKYALKIDFDEEPPYFKINENHYAATWLLDENAPKVDMPEIISKRIERRNKGKNSEKEVLK from the coding sequence ATGAGTAATAATAATATATTAAGTGTTAATAATTTGACAATTCACTTTAAGACGCAACAAGGGATATTACAAGCTGTTAGAGGAATCAACTTTGATTTGAAAAAAGGTGAGACTCTTGCTATTGTTGGAGAATCGGGTTCAGGGAAAAGTGTTACTTCTAGAGCAATTATGGGAATATTGGCAGGTAATGCTATACATGATGCTGGAACAATTATCTATGATGAAAAAGACTTGATGAAAATATCCGAGTCAGAATTTCATGAAATTAGAGGAAGTAAAATTTCTATGATTTTCCAGGATCCTATGTCCAGTCTTAACCCAATAATGAAAGTTGGGAAACAAATTTCAGAAGCTCTCAGATTAAAATTAAAGATGAATAAGGAAGAATCTAAAAAAAGAGCAATTGAACTAATGCAAGAAGTGGGAATTTCAGATGCTGAGAGAAGATATCATCAGTATCCTTTCCAATTTTCAGGTGGGATGAGACAAAGAATTGTTATTGCTATTGCATTAGCAAATGATGCGGAGATTCTTATTTGTGATGAGCCTACAACAGCTTTAGATGTTACGATTCAAGCACAAATTCTTGAATTAATTAATAGAATTAAAAGTGAAAGGCAATTGTCAGTTATTTTTATTACGCATGATCTCGGTGTTGTTGCAAATATGGCAGATAGGGTTGCAGTTATGTATGCTGGTAAGATTGTTGAATATGGATTATCTGAAGATATATTTTATAATCCCAAACATCCATATACATGGGCTTTATTATCAGCTATGCCAGATTTAGATTCAAAAGAAAAATTATTTGCTATACCTGGGACACCTCCAGATATGCATTTTCCTCCTAAAGGAGACGCCTTTGCACCTAGAAATAAATATGCTTTAAAAATAGATTTTGATGAAGAACCACCGTATTTTAAAATTAATGAAAATCATTATGCTGCAACTTGGTTATTAGATGAAAATGCTCCAAAAGTTGATATGCCAGAAATTATTTCTAAAAGAATCGAAAGAAGAAATAAAGGAAAAAACAGTGAAAAGGAAGTGCTGAAATGA
- a CDS encoding InlB B-repeat-containing protein, giving the protein MKKILSLFLILGTLVTLVSCGIAATSRNVPEKLVVSSNSDGNRVENGLFMSHEKSETDSSFLGYGINLVNHNQVNARNINITYPIFDLDKLSTQPLMKVYENSSEINNIEGSSMSEYIQNLETKFNLNAELKMFGKVDLKAGFTGSYSDKSNFMFKTVNINEQSYYFALQTNPNDYVSLLSERFINDAMELPIETLVKRYGTHILTSVTMGGGINLDYTISSNSQSSAASLSTAIDMSVRTWFSKASGSSSMDYREEAKKSDTNVSVNMKVIGGEAVGIFAEQDIIQKYPEWQKTIATSPALMGIKDSNSLFPIWEIVGMINDSSSAAQRRSAEIQKYFLKIGQENYSDLISQYSKEKIIFPSYIEEVSVVPEGSTETGSIQNITYKTGVIASQDKYKINLKFDSFTNTLPTINYIVTEGQEYVKINSNGVIVPDSKKINELNQPGVNVSVEINAGTTSKTIKLYIQKIHRIDFISNGGSDVKSINNIETGRIVYLAEEPKRLNYRFIGWYLDEELKNEYIFGTEVTSDLILYAKWERLLRVEFYDGVLLDKLMVTVRNGQSIAEVSTPIVKEGYRFIGWYIGKDLNEKYNFGDSVTRDLILYAKWERLLTVNFVSNGQSHAVINKIVSGTVIDKAINPQRYGYRFVGWYEDLSSTIEYNFETPITKDVTLYAKWEEKPKLTLTFEYRDNIRDNYILNNVLPESTVDLSSTPELSSVTRTGYRFLGWFYMYEDQERSLHGDRVYSNITVYAKWEKGNITVIYQGVNGNEHSNPIDISGNAIVGLKDANRVGYDFLGWYNESDERITQIEGKNIIESTVVTAKWAKSKYSIEYQLNGGTKGNNPSIFEYQEVLPLNEATKDGHNFAGWYKDSGLTVRIENTAGLTTSITVYAKWTVKQYNINYEINGGTNHSSNLSQYTYGQIQNFNAPSKFGYNFAGWYKDSSFTQSVTSTEGGNDHITVYAKWNPEVYQITYILNGGTNSSSNKSTYYYEQNEYFSYPSKSGYDFKGWYTDSNFSNRISSTTGIMGNITIYAKWEKTVVKDPDPVKYEYIYNSNGQIIGVYYPDSGITIWYE; this is encoded by the coding sequence ATGAAAAAAATATTATCATTATTTTTAATACTTGGAACACTAGTTACATTAGTTTCTTGTGGCATTGCTGCTACATCAAGAAATGTTCCAGAAAAATTAGTAGTCAGTTCTAATTCTGATGGAAATAGAGTAGAAAACGGTCTATTTATGTCACATGAGAAGTCTGAAACAGACTCTTCATTTTTAGGTTATGGAATCAACTTGGTTAATCATAATCAAGTAAATGCTAGAAATATTAATATCACATACCCTATATTTGATTTAGATAAATTATCTACACAACCACTTATGAAAGTATATGAAAATTCTTCTGAAATTAACAATATAGAAGGAAGTTCAATGAGTGAATATATCCAAAATTTAGAGACAAAATTTAATTTAAACGCAGAGCTTAAAATGTTTGGTAAAGTAGATTTAAAGGCAGGATTTACTGGAAGTTACTCTGATAAAAGTAATTTTATGTTTAAAACTGTAAATATAAATGAACAAAGTTATTATTTTGCACTACAAACAAATCCCAATGATTATGTTTCCTTGCTATCTGAAAGATTTATTAATGATGCTATGGAACTGCCTATTGAAACACTTGTAAAAAGATATGGTACTCATATTTTAACTAGTGTCACAATGGGAGGTGGAATTAATTTAGATTATACAATTAGTTCTAATAGTCAAAGTAGTGCAGCCTCACTAAGCACAGCAATTGATATGTCAGTTAGAACATGGTTTTCTAAAGCATCTGGTAGTTCATCAATGGATTATAGAGAAGAGGCGAAGAAAAGCGATACAAATGTTTCAGTTAATATGAAAGTAATAGGTGGAGAAGCTGTTGGAATATTTGCAGAACAAGATATTATTCAAAAATATCCTGAATGGCAAAAGACAATTGCTACTTCTCCAGCTTTGATGGGGATTAAAGATAGTAATTCATTGTTTCCAATTTGGGAAATTGTTGGAATGATTAATGATTCAAGTAGCGCAGCGCAAAGAAGATCTGCTGAAATTCAAAAATATTTTCTAAAAATTGGTCAAGAAAACTACTCTGATTTAATCAGCCAATATTCAAAGGAAAAAATAATTTTCCCAAGTTATATTGAAGAAGTTAGTGTCGTTCCTGAGGGAAGTACTGAAACTGGTTCTATACAAAATATTACATATAAAACAGGTGTAATTGCTTCTCAAGATAAGTATAAAATAAACTTGAAGTTTGATAGTTTTACAAATACTTTGCCTACCATTAATTATATTGTGACCGAGGGGCAAGAATATGTCAAGATTAATTCAAACGGTGTTATTGTTCCAGATAGTAAAAAGATAAATGAATTGAATCAACCTGGAGTTAATGTTTCAGTTGAAATTAATGCCGGTACTACATCTAAAACAATTAAATTATATATACAAAAAATACATCGCATAGATTTCATCTCTAATGGAGGAAGTGATGTGAAAAGTATTAATAATATTGAAACGGGAAGAATTGTCTACTTAGCAGAAGAACCTAAAAGACTTAACTATAGATTTATTGGATGGTATTTAGATGAAGAATTAAAAAATGAGTATATTTTTGGTACTGAAGTTACTAGCGATTTAATTCTTTATGCTAAATGGGAAAGACTTCTAAGAGTTGAGTTCTATGATGGTGTACTATTAGATAAATTGATGGTTACAGTTAGAAATGGTCAAAGTATAGCAGAAGTTAGCACACCAATAGTAAAAGAAGGTTATAGATTTATTGGCTGGTATATAGGCAAGGATTTAAATGAAAAATATAATTTTGGAGACTCAGTTACTAGAGACTTAATACTTTATGCAAAATGGGAAAGATTATTAACAGTTAATTTTGTTTCAAATGGGCAGTCACATGCAGTAATTAATAAAATTGTCTCAGGTACAGTTATTGATAAAGCGATAAATCCACAGAGATATGGGTATAGATTTGTTGGCTGGTATGAGGATTTAAGCAGTACTATTGAATATAACTTTGAAACTCCAATTACAAAAGATGTCACTCTTTATGCAAAATGGGAAGAAAAACCTAAATTGACACTAACATTTGAATATAGAGATAATATTAGAGATAATTATATTTTAAATAATGTATTGCCAGAAAGTACAGTAGACTTATCATCTACTCCAGAATTAAGTAGTGTGACTAGAACTGGTTATAGATTCTTAGGTTGGTTCTATATGTATGAGGATCAAGAAAGATCACTTCATGGAGATAGAGTTTATAGTAATATAACAGTTTATGCAAAATGGGAAAAGGGTAATATTACAGTAATTTACCAAGGAGTAAATGGTAATGAACACTCTAACCCAATTGATATTTCTGGAAATGCTATAGTTGGTTTAAAAGACGCAAATAGAGTAGGATATGACTTTTTAGGTTGGTATAATGAGAGTGATGAAAGAATCACACAAATAGAAGGCAAAAATATTATCGAATCTACTGTAGTTACCGCGAAATGGGCTAAGAGTAAATATTCAATAGAATATCAGTTAAATGGCGGAACTAAAGGAAATAATCCTTCTATTTTTGAATATCAAGAAGTTCTACCACTTAATGAAGCGACTAAAGATGGACATAACTTTGCTGGATGGTATAAGGATTCTGGACTTACAGTAAGAATAGAAAATACAGCAGGATTAACAACTTCAATTACTGTATATGCTAAATGGACTGTTAAGCAATATAATATTAATTATGAAATTAATGGTGGAACGAATCATTCAAGTAATTTAAGTCAATATACATATGGGCAAATTCAAAACTTTAATGCTCCAAGTAAGTTTGGATACAACTTTGCTGGATGGTATAAAGATTCATCATTTACTCAAAGTGTTACAAGCACAGAAGGTGGAAATGATCATATTACAGTATATGCAAAATGGAATCCTGAAGTATATCAAATAACTTATATATTAAATGGTGGAACAAATAGCTCAAGTAATAAGTCAACGTATTATTACGAACAAAATGAATATTTTAGTTACCCTTCAAAATCAGGTTATGATTTTAAGGGATGGTATACTGATTCGAACTTCTCAAATAGAATTAGCAGTACGACTGGAATAATGGGGAATATCACTATATATGCTAAATGGGAAAAAACCGTTGTAAAAGATCCGGACCCAGTTAAATATGAATATATTTATAATTCTAATGGACAAATTATTGGTGTTTATTATCCAGATTCAGGAATAACTATTTGGTATGAATAG
- a CDS encoding S1C family serine protease, translating into MKTIKKISIFILSLVLVLTLVGCQQATQTISTAYGLDNYQTISDRNLSDEDLTILSTNRIMSSTVEITSNFTFSYSQSFGGFFEGSRTITNSASSKGTAFFINSDGYLLTNAHVISLEKYESLPDFKYVERKISINFAESSLTFNVSIIDYDQKLDLALLKIEDNALENIQYLKFYNLTDPAHSSYKTESAIKLLYGQSVLVVGNANGYGISVTKGIVSAPLRYFSDSNNQKTEAIQIDAAVNSGNSGGPLSNMYGVVIGVVTFKVVTETSESLGYAIPANVVINYLNSLENKVTFHTTNTYNDSYTN; encoded by the coding sequence ATGAAAACAATAAAAAAAATAAGCATTTTTATATTATCACTTGTACTAGTCCTTACTTTAGTTGGGTGCCAACAAGCTACACAAACCATTTCTACTGCATACGGTCTTGACAATTATCAAACAATTTCTGATAGAAATCTTAGTGACGAAGATTTAACCATTCTTTCAACAAATCGTATTATGAGTTCTACAGTTGAGATCACATCTAATTTTACTTTTTCATATTCACAAAGTTTTGGCGGTTTTTTTGAAGGTTCTAGAACCATTACGAACTCCGCTTCTTCTAAAGGAACAGCTTTTTTTATTAACAGCGATGGTTATTTGTTAACAAATGCACATGTTATCAGTTTAGAAAAATATGAATCTTTACCTGATTTTAAATATGTTGAAAGAAAAATATCCATCAACTTCGCAGAAAGTAGTTTAACTTTTAATGTTTCAATTATAGATTATGATCAAAAACTTGATTTGGCTCTATTAAAAATAGAAGACAATGCTTTAGAGAATATTCAATATCTAAAATTTTATAATTTAACAGACCCAGCACATAGCAGTTACAAGACTGAATCTGCCATTAAATTATTATATGGACAAAGTGTCTTAGTTGTAGGAAATGCCAATGGATACGGTATTTCTGTTACCAAAGGAATTGTTTCAGCACCTTTAAGATATTTTTCTGATAGTAATAATCAAAAAACAGAAGCAATCCAAATAGATGCCGCTGTTAACTCTGGAAATAGTGGTGGTCCTCTTTCTAATATGTATGGTGTAGTTATCGGGGTTGTAACATTTAAAGTAGTAACTGAGACAAGTGAATCACTAGGTTATGCTATTCCAGCTAATGTTGTGATTAACTATTTGAATTCATTAGAAAATAAAGTAACATTCCATACAACTAATACTTATAATGATAGTTATACTAACTAA